In one Neobacillus sp. CF12 genomic region, the following are encoded:
- a CDS encoding sensor histidine kinase, whose protein sequence is MAKIQKINVKSIDEIREEMIETVTSSKSDIFQISEQCRKDYDNMTSELRTIKEMMVKLIAEEERLQEQVLKARLTLSELSMNFKAYTEVEVREAYEKAHQLQMDLSINWQYKKQLLDKRADLERRLLGLDETIDRADQLISQISVVMNYLMSDLKLMGEELQNAKAKQDFGLKIIEAQEEERKRLSRDIHDGPAQMLANVIMRSDLVDRVYREQGPEEAFKEIGSFKKMVRSALYEVRRIIYDLRPMALDDLGLVPTLRKYLQTIEEYHNKSRIEFIPIGLERRLPTKYEVAIFRLIQESVQNALKHANACEIKVRLEMTKKELTVLIKDNGTGFDTTQKKPESFGIIGMKERVELLEGHITFESKIGRGTSVFIVVPLPS, encoded by the coding sequence ATGGCGAAAATTCAGAAGATTAATGTTAAATCAATTGATGAAATCCGTGAAGAGATGATTGAAACCGTCACTAGCAGTAAAAGTGATATCTTTCAGATAAGTGAGCAATGCAGAAAAGATTACGATAATATGACAAGTGAACTCCGAACCATTAAAGAGATGATGGTAAAATTGATTGCCGAAGAGGAACGCTTACAGGAACAGGTCCTTAAGGCTAGATTAACACTTTCTGAGCTTAGTATGAATTTTAAAGCATACACAGAAGTTGAGGTCAGGGAGGCTTATGAAAAGGCTCATCAGCTGCAGATGGACTTGTCCATTAATTGGCAATATAAAAAGCAACTCTTGGATAAACGTGCTGACCTCGAGCGCAGGCTATTGGGCTTAGATGAAACGATTGACCGTGCAGACCAGCTCATATCGCAGATATCTGTCGTTATGAATTATCTCATGAGTGATTTAAAACTAATGGGTGAAGAATTACAGAACGCAAAAGCAAAACAAGACTTTGGCTTGAAGATTATTGAAGCACAGGAAGAAGAGAGAAAACGGCTGTCTAGAGATATTCATGACGGACCAGCACAAATGCTTGCCAATGTGATTATGCGATCCGATTTAGTAGATCGTGTTTATCGGGAGCAAGGTCCTGAGGAAGCTTTTAAAGAGATTGGCAGTTTTAAAAAGATGGTTCGATCCGCTCTCTATGAGGTACGAAGAATCATCTATGACCTTCGTCCGATGGCACTTGATGATTTAGGCCTAGTGCCTACCCTCAGAAAATACTTACAAACCATCGAAGAATATCATAACAAGTCGAGAATTGAGTTCATTCCCATCGGTTTAGAACGCAGGCTTCCGACTAAATATGAAGTTGCAATTTTCCGGTTGATTCAAGAATCTGTTCAAAATGCGTTAAAACATGCCAATGCCTGCGAAATAAAAGTAAGACTTGAAATGACAAAAAAAGAACTAACTGTTTTAATCAAGGATAATGGAACTGGTTTTGATACCACGCAAAAAAAACCCGAGTCATTCGGAATCATCGGGATGAAAGAACGGGTAGAGCTTCTTGAAGGACATATTACGTTTGAATCTAAAATTGGGAGAGGGACATCTGTATTTATTGTTGTTCCATTACCGTCTTAA
- a CDS encoding response regulator transcription factor yields the protein MTKIAIIDDHQLFREGVKRILEFEKAFQVVAEGDDGNDAVTIVNTYNPDVVIMDINMPQMNGIEATRELSEKFPETKIIILSIHDDENYVTHALQTGARGYLLKEMDADALIEAVKVVAEGGCYLHPKVTHNLVNEYRKLTAGRTGGGAFVQTLELRRPLHLLTRRECEVLQMLADGKSNRGIGEALFISEKTVKNHVSNILQKMNVNDRTQAVVTAIKNGWVEVR from the coding sequence ATGACAAAGATTGCTATAATCGACGACCATCAGCTATTCAGAGAAGGGGTTAAACGAATTCTAGAATTTGAAAAGGCATTCCAAGTTGTTGCCGAAGGTGATGATGGCAATGATGCTGTAACGATCGTTAATACGTATAATCCGGATGTAGTGATTATGGATATTAATATGCCTCAAATGAACGGGATTGAGGCTACACGTGAGCTATCTGAAAAATTCCCAGAAACGAAAATAATTATCTTATCAATCCATGATGATGAAAATTATGTAACGCATGCACTTCAGACGGGTGCTAGAGGATATTTATTAAAAGAAATGGATGCGGATGCTCTGATTGAGGCAGTTAAAGTCGTGGCCGAAGGCGGCTGCTACCTGCATCCAAAGGTAACGCATAACCTAGTGAATGAATATCGTAAACTGACCGCTGGACGAACTGGCGGTGGAGCATTTGTTCAAACGCTTGAACTGCGTCGTCCGCTGCACTTGTTAACCCGCCGCGAATGCGAAGTACTGCAAATGCTTGCTGATGGTAAGAGTAACCGCGGAATCGGGGAAGCATTATTTATCAGTGAAAAAACAGTTAAAAACCATGTAAGTAATATTTTACAAAAAATGAATGTTAACGACCGTACGCAAGCCGTTGTTACTGCAATTAAAAACGGCTGGGTAGAAGTTCGATAA
- a CDS encoding DegV family protein: MKTAVVTDSTAYIPKELRDKWNIHMIPLNVIFKNEAYQEEVDITAAQFYQQVKDSELPTTSQPPIGQFVELYERLSKDYDAVISIHLSSGISGTFAGAVTASTMVESIKVYPFDSEISCMPQGFYAVEAAKMAQNGEEAAAIMSRLEELKKNARAYFMVDDLSHLQRGGRLSSAQAIIGSLLQVKPLLHFENKVIVPFEKIRTRKKAMKRIVDLLGEDAASGKPYQAVIIHANREEEALEWKSELETLYPNVEFLISYFGPVIGTHLGEGAMGLGWMRK, translated from the coding sequence ATGAAAACTGCCGTTGTTACGGATAGTACAGCATACATACCGAAAGAACTACGTGATAAATGGAATATACATATGATCCCGTTAAATGTCATCTTCAAAAATGAAGCATATCAGGAAGAAGTTGATATAACAGCAGCCCAATTTTATCAACAGGTGAAAGATAGCGAACTTCCAACCACCTCGCAGCCTCCAATCGGTCAGTTTGTTGAGTTGTATGAGAGATTGTCTAAAGACTATGATGCTGTCATCAGCATCCACCTCTCAAGTGGAATCAGCGGTACTTTTGCTGGTGCTGTAACGGCTAGTACCATGGTAGAAAGTATTAAAGTCTATCCATTTGATTCGGAAATCAGCTGCATGCCACAGGGGTTTTATGCTGTCGAGGCTGCAAAAATGGCTCAAAATGGAGAAGAAGCTGCTGCAATCATGTCACGGCTTGAGGAATTGAAAAAAAACGCTCGTGCCTATTTTATGGTGGACGACTTGTCCCATCTGCAGCGAGGCGGCCGTCTATCAAGTGCCCAAGCAATCATTGGCAGTTTGCTTCAAGTGAAGCCACTTCTTCACTTTGAAAACAAGGTCATCGTTCCTTTTGAAAAAATTCGTACCAGAAAGAAAGCAATGAAACGGATTGTCGACTTATTAGGAGAAGACGCTGCCAGCGGTAAGCCTTATCAAGCTGTTATCATCCATGCTAACCGCGAAGAAGAAGCACTAGAATGGAAGTCCGAACTTGAAACGCTGTATCCCAATGTAGAATTCCTCATAAGCTACTTCGGTCCCGTTATTGGGACTCATTTAGGAGAAGGGGCCATGGGACTTGGATGGATGAGGAAATAG
- a CDS encoding DEAD/DEAH box helicase: protein MRFLVKDGRLIPIRGKENSLPISQIQTIPQPLLNPNFPFNPDLQTLLSGKQLILNNLPHTLEEIQTHYENGYVTYRKGIEYNRNHPICSRCGNKEAIWFAQFPCSQCGERCLYCRKCLMMGRISACTPLLGWNGPAPKHHLPEKILQWKGKLSDGQQAASNRVAEAIQNMTELLVWAVCGAGKTEVLFAGIEAALAAQKRVCIATPRTDVVLELTPRLKAAFAGLSVASLYGGSEDRHLYAPLTIATTHQLLRFYHAFDTVILDEVDAFPYTVEESLQHAAVHARKSESAMIYLTATPNEKWQRECRTGKRAFTTIPARFHRHPLPVPTFTWCGNWQKVLKKDKLPATILTWIKERLTHNKQALLFFPHIGLMEKALPILQLLAPDIEAVHAEDSDRKAKVQKMRNKEIPFMLTTTILERGVTFPNIDVAVIGAEDDIFTESALVQIAGRAGRSKDYPDGVVTFFHYGKTDAMLKARKQITTMNQEGTRKGLIDK, encoded by the coding sequence TTGCGATTCCTTGTAAAGGATGGTCGTTTAATTCCAATTAGAGGCAAAGAAAACTCATTACCAATTTCCCAAATCCAAACCATTCCACAACCATTACTCAATCCAAACTTCCCCTTTAATCCAGATTTACAGACACTTCTTTCCGGTAAACAACTTATCCTAAACAATCTGCCCCATACTCTCGAAGAAATCCAAACTCACTATGAAAATGGTTATGTTACCTATCGAAAAGGAATTGAATATAACAGAAATCACCCTATTTGTTCTCGTTGTGGGAACAAAGAAGCGATTTGGTTTGCACAGTTTCCCTGCTCGCAGTGCGGAGAACGATGCCTATATTGCCGTAAATGCTTGATGATGGGGAGAATCAGTGCCTGTACCCCTTTGCTCGGTTGGAATGGTCCAGCCCCCAAGCATCACTTACCTGAAAAAATCCTACAGTGGAAGGGGAAATTATCTGATGGTCAACAAGCCGCATCAAATAGAGTAGCAGAGGCAATACAGAACATGACTGAACTGCTAGTTTGGGCTGTCTGTGGAGCTGGGAAAACGGAGGTTCTCTTCGCAGGAATAGAGGCTGCTCTTGCTGCCCAAAAAAGAGTCTGTATTGCGACACCAAGAACCGATGTTGTCCTCGAACTGACTCCGAGACTGAAAGCTGCCTTTGCAGGATTAAGTGTTGCTTCCCTATATGGTGGAAGTGAGGATCGCCATCTTTATGCCCCGCTTACAATTGCAACCACACACCAACTGCTTCGCTTTTACCATGCCTTTGACACCGTTATTTTAGATGAAGTGGATGCCTTTCCGTATACGGTGGAGGAATCACTTCAGCATGCCGCTGTGCATGCTAGAAAATCAGAATCAGCAATGATTTACCTGACAGCGACACCTAATGAAAAATGGCAAAGGGAGTGTCGAACAGGAAAAAGGGCATTCACCACGATCCCGGCTAGATTCCATCGTCATCCGCTGCCTGTTCCTACCTTTACATGGTGTGGCAATTGGCAGAAAGTATTGAAAAAGGACAAACTCCCTGCAACTATTCTCACGTGGATAAAAGAACGACTTACGCACAACAAACAAGCTTTGCTATTTTTCCCACATATAGGACTAATGGAAAAAGCGCTCCCCATCCTTCAATTACTAGCCCCCGATATTGAAGCAGTTCACGCAGAGGACTCAGATAGAAAAGCAAAGGTCCAAAAAATGCGAAACAAGGAAATTCCCTTTATGCTGACAACAACCATTTTAGAACGAGGAGTAACATTTCCCAATATAGATGTTGCCGTAATTGGGGCAGAGGATGATATTTTTACCGAAAGCGCTCTAGTTCAAATTGCAGGAAGGGCTGGAAGGAGTAAGGATTATCCTGATGGTGTTGTGACATTTTTTCATTATGGAAAAACAGATGCCATGCTAAAGGCAAGAAAACAAATTACAACTATGAATCAGGAAGGAACGCGAAAGGGGCTAATTGACAAATGA
- a CDS encoding ComF family protein, which produces MGERFRCGDLCFDCERWEEDPEWKGYLDANHSIFLYNDFFKEVMAKYKFRGDYVLAKVFAESVKEFIKKVKPDLLVPIPLSNERLYERGFNQAEALLIEAGVIPANLLTRIHLEKQSKKSRLERIHIPQVFQISQQLEIKGKDILLMDDIYTTGSTLRHAAKLLKESGAERIQSLTLAR; this is translated from the coding sequence TTGGGTGAAAGATTTCGGTGCGGTGACTTGTGTTTTGACTGCGAACGGTGGGAGGAGGACCCTGAATGGAAGGGATATCTCGATGCAAATCACTCAATCTTCCTCTATAATGATTTTTTCAAGGAAGTGATGGCAAAATATAAATTCCGTGGTGACTATGTATTGGCGAAAGTATTTGCAGAGTCTGTAAAGGAGTTCATAAAAAAGGTAAAACCAGATTTACTTGTTCCTATTCCCTTAAGTAATGAGCGGCTTTATGAACGAGGATTTAATCAAGCGGAAGCATTGTTAATAGAAGCGGGGGTTATCCCCGCCAATCTTCTTACCAGGATACACTTGGAGAAGCAATCAAAAAAATCGAGATTGGAGCGAATCCACATCCCACAGGTTTTTCAAATTTCGCAGCAACTTGAAATAAAAGGGAAAGACATACTTCTAATGGATGACATCTATACTACCGGTTCCACCCTTAGACATGCAGCAAAGCTTTTGAAAGAATCAGGAGCAGAAAGGATACAATCCTTAACGCTCGCACGATAA
- the raiA gene encoding ribosome-associated translation inhibitor RaiA, which translates to MNYNVRGENIEVTPAIRDYVEKKISKLERYFTEAPEAKVNVNLRFNQDKTSKVEVTIPLPNLVLRAEETNIDMYAGIDLISDKLERQIRKHKTKVNRKFREKGDFPVTFATSENTDVVETDEDDLELVRTKRFDLKPMDSEEAILQMNLLGHNFYVFNNSDTNRTNVVYKRKDGRYGLIETH; encoded by the coding sequence ATGAATTATAACGTTCGTGGTGAAAACATTGAGGTAACTCCAGCAATTAGAGATTACGTTGAAAAGAAGATTTCAAAATTGGAACGATATTTCACAGAAGCACCTGAAGCAAAGGTTAATGTGAATTTAAGATTCAATCAAGATAAAACTTCAAAAGTAGAGGTAACAATTCCTCTGCCTAATCTAGTCCTTCGAGCAGAAGAAACAAATATTGATATGTATGCGGGCATTGACCTTATTTCAGACAAGCTGGAGCGTCAAATCCGTAAGCATAAAACAAAGGTAAATCGTAAATTCCGTGAAAAGGGTGATTTCCCGGTTACATTTGCAACTTCTGAAAACACTGACGTGGTTGAAACAGATGAAGATGATCTAGAGCTAGTTCGGACAAAGCGCTTCGATCTTAAGCCTATGGACAGTGAAGAAGCGATTCTACAAATGAATCTGTTAGGACATAATTTCTACGTGTTCAACAACTCTGATACGAACCGTACAAACGTAGTTTACAAGCGTAAAGATGGCCGTTATGGCTTAATTGAAACACATTAA
- a CDS encoding DUF1028 domain-containing protein, with amino-acid sequence MTFSIVGFDPVEKEWGIAVQSKFLGVGAVVPWAKAGAGAVATQSYANTAYGPKALELMEQGKSAQETLELLLADDPDREMRQVGLIDSRGNAATFTGMACYDWAGGVTGTHFAAQGNILVDEKTVQAMARVFTETNGTLADRLLSALDAGQGAGGDSRGKQSAALYIVKEKGGYGGFNDRYIDLRVDDHPDPIKELIRIYQLQQLYFAPSKPERITKIEGEIKTQLLTHLKRLSYLSSESQNNDEIVKALTAYIHTENFEMREQSSGFIDLEVLEFMKKS; translated from the coding sequence ATGACATTTTCCATCGTAGGTTTTGATCCAGTTGAAAAAGAATGGGGCATTGCTGTTCAATCAAAATTTCTAGGGGTAGGTGCAGTAGTTCCTTGGGCAAAGGCCGGCGCTGGGGCTGTTGCGACTCAGTCCTATGCCAATACCGCATATGGCCCTAAAGCTCTTGAGTTGATGGAACAAGGGAAGTCAGCACAAGAAACACTGGAATTGCTGCTTGCCGACGATCCAGATAGGGAAATGCGCCAGGTGGGACTGATTGATTCCAGAGGGAATGCTGCTACCTTTACAGGTATGGCCTGTTATGATTGGGCAGGCGGGGTGACAGGCACCCATTTTGCGGCGCAGGGTAATATATTGGTGGATGAAAAAACCGTACAAGCCATGGCGCGAGTATTTACAGAAACCAACGGAACCCTCGCAGACAGGCTCCTTTCTGCATTAGACGCGGGGCAAGGAGCAGGAGGCGATAGCAGGGGGAAGCAGTCTGCTGCGCTGTATATCGTTAAAGAAAAGGGTGGTTACGGTGGTTTTAATGACCGTTATATTGATTTAAGGGTAGACGATCATCCAGACCCTATTAAAGAACTGATACGAATTTATCAACTCCAGCAATTATATTTTGCGCCTTCAAAGCCAGAAAGAATTACGAAGATCGAAGGAGAAATAAAAACACAGTTACTTACCCATCTGAAAAGATTGTCCTACCTTAGTAGTGAGTCACAAAACAACGACGAGATAGTCAAAGCCTTAACCGCTTATATTCATACAGAAAACTTTGAAATGAGAGAACAGAGTTCTGGATTCATTGATTTAGAAGTTCTAGAGTTTATGAAAAAATCATAG
- a CDS encoding cytochrome-c oxidase codes for MGKAYLKVATVYFTIGVLAGLTMGIIHDFRFTSVHAHVNLLGWVSMALFGIIYHFYPNAANSKLAKTQFWLHNIGVPVMLGGIALQVLGVSAALPPTIIGSLAVVIGVILFMVNVFKYVGKDSTHHSDKNVSL; via the coding sequence GTGGGAAAAGCGTATTTAAAAGTAGCAACTGTTTATTTTACGATTGGGGTCTTGGCGGGTTTGACTATGGGGATTATCCATGATTTCCGTTTTACATCTGTTCACGCCCATGTAAATTTATTAGGTTGGGTATCTATGGCGTTATTCGGAATTATTTATCACTTTTATCCAAATGCAGCGAATTCTAAACTGGCTAAAACTCAATTCTGGCTACACAATATCGGAGTACCAGTAATGTTGGGAGGAATTGCCCTACAAGTCTTAGGTGTTTCCGCAGCGCTTCCACCAACCATCATTGGTTCATTAGCAGTAGTGATTGGTGTTATTTTATTTATGGTCAATGTTTTTAAATACGTTGGAAAAGATTCAACACACCATTCGGATAAGAACGTATCACTTTAA
- a CDS encoding tetratricopeptide repeat protein — MRAKAAYADADAVHQLGYTMVIIRQYEQLLELNPNDNQGIRYKLFGAYLEEGKFEAAEVLLKEYKETTANGLYNKLLLELYKNGFSANAAKLLKEAKKVNPHVIPFLSGKKSIPMFLPEGYRLGDESEAIIYADDHFQLWKKIEGLQEWLKKQ; from the coding sequence ATGCGCGCGAAAGCAGCGTATGCGGATGCGGATGCAGTTCATCAATTAGGTTATACCATGGTAATAATACGCCAATATGAACAGCTTTTAGAATTAAATCCAAATGACAACCAAGGAATTCGTTATAAGTTGTTTGGGGCTTACTTGGAAGAAGGCAAATTTGAAGCTGCAGAAGTTTTGTTGAAAGAGTATAAAGAGACGACTGCTAATGGCTTATATAACAAACTTTTACTCGAATTATATAAAAATGGTTTTTCTGCAAATGCAGCTAAATTATTGAAAGAAGCGAAAAAAGTAAATCCTCATGTAATTCCATTTCTTTCGGGGAAAAAAAGCATCCCCATGTTTCTACCTGAAGGGTATCGGTTGGGGGATGAGAGTGAAGCAATTATTTATGCAGACGATCATTTTCAATTATGGAAAAAGATAGAGGGATTGCAGGAATGGTTGAAGAAACAATAA
- the secA gene encoding preprotein translocase subunit SecA has product MMGILNKVFDLNKRELKRLDKMANQIDALAAETEKLSDDQLREKTEEFKTRYQNGESLEDLLVEAFAVVREGARRVLGLYPYHVQLMGGISLHEGNISEMKTGEGKTLTATMPVYLNAISGKGVHVITVNEYLASRDANEMGQLYQFLGLTVGLNLNSMTKEEKQEAYRCDITYGTNNEFGFDYLRDNMVLYKEQKVQRPLFYAVIDEVDSILIDEARTPLIISGSAQKSAILYIQANAFVRTLTRDSDFTYDEKTKGVMLTEEGISKAERAFGIENLFDISHVTLNHHINQALKANVSMHLDVDYVVQDGEIVIVDQFTGRLMKGRRYSEGLHQAIEAKEGLEVQNESMTMATITFQNYFRMYEKLAGMTGTAKTEEEEFRNIYNMNVIVIPTNRPIARDDRPDLIYASMDGKFRAVVEDIAERNKKGQPVLVGTVAIETSELISKYLLKKGIKHNVLNAKNHEREAEIIAEAGHKGSVTIATNMAGRGTDIKLGEGVIDIGGLAVIGTERHESRRIDNQLRGRSGRQGDPGVTQFYLSMEDELMRRFGSDNMKAMMERLGMDDTQPIQSKMVSRAVESAQKRVEGNNFDARKQLLQYDDVLRQQREIIYTQRDEVLESENLREIVEKMILSSIQRSVEAHANKHEDEEEWNLQGIIDYVNANLLREGDITVEQLRGKDPEEISEAIFAKVKERYDEKEQILSPEQMREFEKVVTLRAVDSKWIDHIDAMDQLRQGIHLRAYGQIDPLREYQHEGFAMFEAMILSIEEEASMYIMKAEIRNNLERQEVAKGQAVNPKEDGEAVKKKPKVNQIDIGRNDPCYCGSGKKYKNCHGTGK; this is encoded by the coding sequence ATGATGGGGATTTTAAATAAAGTGTTCGACCTTAATAAGCGCGAGCTGAAACGGCTGGACAAAATGGCGAATCAAATTGATGCACTTGCAGCAGAAACTGAAAAACTAAGCGACGATCAGCTCCGTGAAAAAACAGAAGAGTTTAAGACTCGCTATCAAAATGGTGAATCACTTGAAGATTTGCTAGTTGAAGCCTTTGCAGTTGTTCGTGAAGGTGCCCGCCGAGTGCTTGGCTTATATCCGTATCATGTTCAGTTAATGGGGGGTATTTCACTCCATGAAGGGAACATTTCCGAGATGAAGACTGGGGAAGGTAAAACGTTAACAGCAACCATGCCGGTTTATTTAAATGCCATCTCTGGCAAAGGTGTTCACGTTATTACAGTAAACGAATACTTGGCAAGCCGTGACGCCAATGAAATGGGACAATTATATCAATTTTTAGGCCTAACTGTCGGGTTAAATTTAAACAGCATGACGAAGGAAGAAAAACAGGAAGCCTATCGATGTGATATTACATATGGTACAAACAATGAGTTTGGCTTTGATTATTTACGGGATAATATGGTCCTTTATAAGGAACAAAAAGTACAGCGCCCCCTATTTTATGCCGTTATTGATGAGGTAGACTCAATCTTAATCGATGAAGCGCGTACACCATTGATTATCTCAGGTTCGGCCCAAAAATCAGCGATTCTTTATATTCAAGCAAATGCATTTGTACGAACACTGACAAGAGATAGTGATTTTACCTATGATGAAAAAACAAAAGGCGTAATGCTTACAGAAGAAGGAATCAGTAAAGCAGAGCGTGCTTTTGGAATCGAGAATCTTTTTGATATCTCGCATGTAACATTGAACCATCATATCAACCAGGCATTAAAGGCAAACGTCAGCATGCACCTTGATGTTGATTATGTGGTTCAAGATGGTGAAATCGTCATCGTTGACCAGTTTACTGGACGTCTAATGAAGGGTCGTCGTTACAGTGAAGGCTTGCATCAGGCAATTGAAGCAAAAGAAGGTTTGGAAGTTCAAAATGAAAGTATGACCATGGCAACGATTACCTTCCAAAACTACTTCCGTATGTATGAGAAACTGGCTGGTATGACCGGTACAGCGAAAACGGAAGAGGAAGAATTCCGTAATATTTACAATATGAACGTAATCGTGATTCCTACCAATAGACCCATTGCCCGTGATGACCGCCCAGATTTAATTTACGCTTCCATGGACGGCAAATTCCGTGCGGTGGTAGAGGATATCGCTGAGCGCAATAAAAAGGGACAGCCAGTACTAGTTGGTACAGTAGCAATTGAAACATCTGAACTGATCTCTAAGTATTTATTGAAAAAAGGAATTAAACACAATGTTTTGAACGCAAAAAACCATGAGCGTGAAGCGGAAATTATTGCTGAAGCGGGTCATAAAGGCTCTGTTACCATCGCAACAAACATGGCTGGACGTGGTACAGACATCAAGCTTGGTGAAGGTGTTATTGACATAGGTGGACTTGCTGTTATTGGTACAGAACGCCATGAAAGCCGACGGATTGATAACCAGCTTCGTGGACGTTCAGGACGTCAGGGTGACCCAGGGGTAACTCAGTTCTATCTTTCAATGGAAGATGAACTTATGCGCCGCTTCGGTTCTGATAACATGAAAGCGATGATGGAACGACTTGGAATGGATGATACTCAGCCAATTCAAAGTAAAATGGTTTCAAGAGCGGTTGAATCTGCCCAAAAACGTGTTGAGGGTAATAACTTTGATGCCCGTAAGCAGCTTCTACAATATGATGACGTATTACGTCAGCAACGTGAAATTATCTACACGCAGCGTGATGAAGTGTTAGAATCAGAAAATCTGCGTGAAATTGTTGAAAAAATGATTCTATCTTCCATTCAACGGAGTGTCGAGGCACATGCGAATAAGCATGAGGATGAAGAAGAATGGAACCTGCAGGGTATTATCGATTATGTAAATGCAAACCTGCTTCGTGAAGGTGATATTACGGTCGAGCAATTACGTGGTAAGGACCCTGAGGAAATCAGCGAGGCTATCTTTGCAAAGGTGAAAGAACGTTACGACGAAAAGGAACAAATCCTTTCTCCAGAGCAAATGCGCGAATTTGAAAAAGTAGTTACGCTTCGTGCGGTTGACAGCAAATGGATTGACCATATTGATGCGATGGACCAGCTTCGTCAGGGTATCCACCTTCGCGCATATGGACAAATTGATCCACTTCGTGAATACCAGCATGAAGGCTTCGCAATGTTTGAGGCGATGATCCTCTCGATTGAAGAAGAAGCTTCCATGTATATCATGAAGGCTGAAATCAGAAATAACCTTGAGCGCCAAGAGGTTGCAAAAGGACAGGCAGTCAATCCGAAAGAAGATGGAGAAGCTGTTAAGAAAAAGCCAAAAGTAAACCAAATCGACATCGGCCGTAATGATCCTTGTTATTGTGGAAGCGGGAAGAAATATAAGAACTGTCATGGGACAGGGAAATAA